Below is a window of Impatiens glandulifera chromosome 2, dImpGla2.1, whole genome shotgun sequence DNA.
tttttatctaaatttaaatgaaaagaattatattgataaaaaaaataaatataaatttattttatttatatatatttttattaaaacagaATTGGTCGGTGCAAAGAGGTGGTAGCATAAACAAACACAACATTTTCTCAAAACCCTTACTTAGCTTTCACACAATTTCTTTTCTTCACtctttctaaaatttaaaaagaaattaattgataaaaaaaattaaatataaattcattttatttatatatatttttattaaaacataataatttgtCGGTGTTGGTAGCATAAACAAACATGACATTTCCGCAAAACGCCTTCCCCTAGTTTTTGCTTCACTCAATTTCCTTTCTTCGTAATTTCTTGTAACAAATCTATCTAAAGTTTAGGAAAAACTCTCCAATCGTTGACACTCCCGATGGAGTCTCTGCAATTTCTGGAGTCTTCGGCTAATCAGTTGAGAGCATATGCGAATTCATTTTTGTCTCGATATGAACCTCTGGCTCTGTTTCTTGCTTTTCCTTTCTCCCTTGTTGTTGGTTGGTTCCTTCAATCCGTGGGTCATTCTGTTCACGAGAAAGGGCTAAAGACCACTGTTTTAGGGTTCATAATGTGTTCCATCAAGTAATTTCTTCTCCCTCTTTACTTGCTTTCATAATAGAACGCACATCTGGAACTttactcattttctttttttttttagttttatttcttCTGATTGTCCAAGTGTTGTGTGATTTGATCGAACGATTTGATTTCCGACAAACAGATTTGTACCTGGCGTGAAGAATTACATCGATGCTGAGAAAAAGAAGGTGGATCATTGTAGAACTGCTTTCTTTTTTAATTGCTTAGAAAGTTTAAAAGGAATATATTTCATTGCTGGATTTACTGCCCTATTTGGAAATgaatttgatttgtttatttttgcTTAGACAATAGTctcaaattaaaatcaaatacacaaatctttattataaaattgagatAAATGAAGGAAAAAATAACAGCCCTAACTAATGATTTAAAGGATGGGAATCTTGGGATACATTCTTCTGTCCTTGagccaaaaaaaaaagtacCAATTATCCCAGTCGAActgttttagaaaaaaatgtgTCAGGCTCAAGCATTCTACTAAAGAGTGTATGACTACTTGGGGCAACCGTATTCATGATAGTGCTCTTGGCAATTAATTGCTGTTGACGTTCTAGTCTCTTGTGGCCGGATACCATATAAGAGGTTGTGCAtgtaagataatatataaatatgtacatattatatatatacctataGCCTGTaggaatgaataaataattaaatccttgtagtaaaaataaaattacaattattgCAGATACCTGATACATGGAGTGCTATATTTGGCAGTTGACTTTGTAATAGAGAAACTCAAGCTGATAATATTTGCATCTAGAAAAATACTTCAGAAAGCCTAACTCTGATACTTATCTCATGGATTTTTTGTTGCTGCAAAAAACTCTTGGTGGATTTCTATGTGTTCTTTAGTGATGGTCCTTATTGGAGTATGTATTTGCTTGGTTTAAACTTGCACATCCTACCTTCTGTTATCCACTTTTCCATTGATCATGCAATGAATGACCAAGATCTTATCTCAATTTTCTGTTTTTCCATGAGAACATAGATCATTTAACTTTCTTGAACTCAAAGCCCATACTGTCATTACTTAGTAATCACTGTATCATTACTTagtaatcatttaattattgtGATGATTTACCTAAGTAAAGACCTTCTCTTATCCACTGAGAgtattgtcttcttcttctttagtttctATTTATTCTTTGACTTATAGAATATTCGGAGCACTAAAATACTCAGATACTTTATTAATTTCTATTAATCTTAGAAGTTGTCTGGTCTTCCAAGTCCTTCCAGCTTGCACCCTTCTTCTGCCATTGGGGGATGTTCAAAGAATTTTAATTGTGCAGGTAGTAGATAAGTTGCAGTCCAATAGTAAATCTAAAAGGGGGAATGGTTGGAGAACAGAGTTACCTGTGGTAGGGTTAGGAGTAGGTGTTCTTGAGAAAATGAGAGAGGACAAAAGAAATGATGTGGTTTGGCAAGGCAAATGCTCTGGTACAGTGTACGTGTTGTAAAGTTATTCAATCAACAACACATGCTGTTTGTTACTCAAGAGTCCATAGTCGTTTTGACACGTGCTAATGTTTTTGACCCTGTATATATGTAGTTATATTGGAGGTAGTGAAACTGAAGGGCATTTTTCTTTGATAAATGAGGCATGCTCCATGTGCGTAAGACACCTCTCTGTTTTAGAGAtgccaattattattattattattattattattgtgttttGTTTGATGAACCATGCTCAAATTTGAACGAATTCTCAGGTTTGCTCACACCAATCCATTACACATGGATGTGTTCCACAGTGTTGTCAAATTTGAGGCAGAAGTGGTTGCCATGACAGCTGCACTCATGGGAAGCCAAGAGAAATCTTATGGAGGACAAATTTGTGGTAACATGACATCTGGAGGAACTGAAAGCATACTGTTAGCCGTAAAGTCATCTCGCGACTTCATGAAAGCTAGGAAGGGTATTGTAAGACCAGAAATGTACGCATACTACCCTCATATGTTCTATCTAAAAGCTGATTCACTAGACTGTTCCTTACACACTTTCTTGGGGCAGGATAATACCTCAATCGGCGCATTCAGCGTACGACAAAGCTGCACAATACTTTAATATAAAGCTGTGGCGTGTCCCTGTGAACACGGAATTTCAAGCAGATACTGCATCAATTAGACGATATGTCAACAAAAACACTATATTGGTACTTACACCCATAGAAGACATTAAGATGTGATCTAACTTAACTTCCATGATTTGTACTCTTGAAGTTGTTAGCCTAATACGAGGTTTTGTTATTTGCGACTTAAACTTATGTATTGTGATCAAGGaactgttattttttttttttaattaaaacagaTAGTTGGATCAGCTCCTGGCTTCCCACATGGCATCATAGATCCTATTGAAGTATGTGGATACACCTGAAATCTCTACTTTTTGTCGacttaattactttttttttggaaatagtCTTGTTGGCTTAATTACTAGTAGCACTAAATTGACTCTTCTTTGGATTCATGTAGGAGCTTGGCAAATTAGCTCTTAGCTACGATATATGCTTACATGTTGATCTGTGTCTTGGAGGTTTTGTATTGCCCTTTGCTAGTAAACTTGGGTATGTTCAATAACATAGTTTAATGGCTAAATTGAGCCAATTTGAGTTTAGTGTAGAAAATTGAGACTCATTCAAGTTCAATTTCCTATTAGAGATTATTTCCTTCTCCAAGTGTTGACTTTTTTGACCTCATTTGTTCAATTCACTTGATATATCCTATTAGTTTCTTACtgtgtttgttttcttttctttttctcattcaATCTGGAGTATTACTTTGGTAGAACAATATGATATGAAATTTTGACCACTGAGGTGGTTCATTTTGTTCCACTAAAGCAGACAAGTAAAATATTGTCTTTCTAGTTATATAAATGGTGAAGTTGTTTGAATTGTTCTTTCCATATTATATACTTCCGCGATTTGCACTATAAGAATAGTTCAGTTGGTAATCCCTCTGGATAAGACTCTAGATGTTGAAATTTGTGTCTTTTAACTTTGAGATCTTAAGAAAATGACTTGTTAATGATCTCCAATAACCTGAGAAGtgtttaaatagaaaaatggtTACATATGATAACCTCATTTATGGCTAAGCAACGTAATATCCAAACCAGAACCTCATAGCTTCTGTTCAAACTTAATTACCAAGCCATTAGCTTACAATAAGTATCTTGCattgtttttttgggaaaagaaGAACCTTTTACTAAAATTTCCCAAGAGGTTATTAAATAGGATTTGTCCTCAGTTTTCTTAATCATCCAAACTTTGATATTTTTCCATTCCTTTGGAGACCTTTTGACTAACATATCTTTGTTAAGTATTTTCCAGATAGTATTAACATTGTGTATGGAATATTGGAATTTGTATCTCTAACTTTGTTAGGTATGAACTACCTTTTAGGTACCCTATACCTCTTTTTGACTTTACGGTACAAGGAGTAACTTCGATGTCTGTTGATGTACACAAGTATGGATTGGCTCCAAAAGGAACAAGTGTGGTCCTATACAAGAACCATGAAATTCGAAAGGTATACTTTTCTTGAATGTTGTTTTTTCCTTGTATATGTCTTCTTTTCCTTTGGACATTGTCTGGTGCAGAAAAGCACTTGCATAAATTATGGAAAGCAGGAAATGTACTGGTATCAATTGCTAACATATTCTATACTATATGTTGTATTGAGCCTTCCTGCATTGAATTTCGGCAAGCTGGGTCTTCAGTTTTATGGTAGCAAAGTTCCGTTGTCTTTCACCTTAGTGAAAAATTGATTATTGAACGGGCTTTAAGAGTTGAGTGGGACAACACAATATGTTTTGTTAATTCCGTATCTTTTGTGATGGTGCTAGTTTTTGGTGGTTTAAATCTTATAGACTTTTTTCTCATTCATTCTTTATTCTTCTCTATACAAATGGGGGTGGATTATAATTGGCTTATGCTCTTAACTGAGTTAACATTGGTTGCAAACAGCATCAATTTGTTGCAGGTAAATTGTTGCACTTAAACAAAATACTAGTCGAGTACTTGGTCTATATGTGACATCCTATAACTGTTTATATATTGTGCCTCTTCTATAGTTACTGAGTGGACTGGTGGACTTTACGTTTCTCCAACAATAGCGGGAAGCCGGCCTGGAAATTTGATTGCAGGTGCTTGGGCTGCAATGATGGCTATAGGTTTAGAAGGTGACCGGACTCCTTCAATCTCCACTGCTTTAAGTTGCTCTATTATCTTGGCCTGCATTATAATATCTCGCTTACAGGCTACTTGGAGAATACAAGAGAGATCATGGAAGCCTCTAAAAGAATACAGAGAGGGTAGGTGTATGAGTTATACATTATGAAGTGAACCTCTATCTGAGACTCATCCGATTTAATCTTGCAGAGTACAAAACATCCATGAGTTGTCCATCATTGGAAGACCCGACATGACAATAGTGGCTTTTGGGTCCAATGTTCTGGACATATTCGAAGTCAACGACATTATGTCTTCAAAGGGCTGGCATTTGAATGCGTTGCAGAAACCCAACAGGTGGCCCTTTAAGTTGTGGTTGGCAAATGCTACCACATCTGACTGAGAATActtatttcattcttttttttttaaatgaaattcgATTACTAACCATAGTCAACCTGATGGTGGCACTGGTTTTGATTGGAAGACAAAACCAAGCAAGTACAAATCATGACATATCTAATCATGAATTCAAAATAGAAAACACAAACGTCAGTGGTGCTCACTTGAGAAAACTGAATTATGATTCACTTCCCagaattaattcaattttgcTCTATTTCTATGGTCATGTCCTTCCTCTTGGATATGGTTTCCTCCTTTCTTTTTTGTGTTCATTTTCTGAAAGATCCTGGTTTCCGTACTTTGTTGGGAATCCATTGTATCTAAAGCTGTGATGGAACTTTGATCATATTTTGTATCTTTTGGGATGCGTCTCTCCTTCAGTATCTTCAGTTAGATCCAACTCAGACTACTCTGAGTCTATAATCTCCTCAGTCATATCGTCTCACCAGGGTTTGTGGAGGGCTCAACTTCATTCATGGATCCTTTTCTCTTTCCCTTGTCCTGCATCATCATTCTTTGGTTCTACTTCGTCCGACAAAGTGTCTTGGCCAATAGTATAGTCAACCTCCCCGATTGTTGTTAACAGCAATTGGGTCAACACGCACAACGAGTGTCTCGAGTTCACTTGAGACATGCTTAGTCGACGTCCTGGTCTCCCCACCCTTCATCTGGGTGGGCACTACGAATCCTCCTGTCCTGTTAAGTGGTTGGACTCACGCATAGAAATCACATCCTTCGTGTACTCCTAACAGGTGGTAGCTCCCTCAAGGAAGCAATTTTAATTCTCCTCATTGAAACAATCGATCAGATCCACTCCCCAGTCCAATTTCTCAAAAAaagataaagtttttttttatttgttccaCTAAAACAAATCAGCTTACTTTTAACTTACCTATGATTTCAGAGGAGCCCTTTAGGTGGAACAACATTTCAATTGTCTTCATCAGTTCCTTAGGAAAAATGATCCTTCAGAGTTTTCTTTCGACCACAATGCCTTAATTGGAGGAACTCCTTGTGAAATGTTTCGATTCGATGGTAACTATGTTCCCACGACATTCCCGCAATGCCTTTACATATTGTCCGCGATTTCCCTCTGTCGTGGGCTGCCTGCCTCGCTCCACTCAGTTATGTCATCGAACGAGGTATTCCTCTCCCCACGTCCATACCTTCGGGGAACAGCACATGCATGCTTcaatcccatcatcaatcaaactatcaaatattttatactttgaTTCGGTTTCGGTAtgggttattttttattttataatctttcacatcactttttttttatcaaactttaTTTCTTAGATTTATTTCATCCTCTTGCATGACCTCCACCTCCATCAATGTTCTTTGAGAATTGAAGTTTACACTTCAATCTCTCAAAGtccaaactattttatttagagTTAGAGCTATTTTGAGtgagatttatttatatgtGTGTTCTGCtttaatgaatattgagttttaAACAAGTTTTTTGTTACCCTTCAACATGTACCTGTGATTTGCCAGCATTCACATCTGTGTGACCCTTCAACATGTACCTGTGGTTGATGACTTTCTCAAAGATTTGAAGGAATCTGTGCAAACTGTAAGTTGGtctttgagatttttttttttatcaaagatGCAATAATTGTTTTTTCCTGTCCATTATTTGTGTTTAAAggaaatcataaataaataaataaataaaagagtgGCAATCTACTTATTAGAAAATATATCTactactaaaaaataaaaaataataataatgacaaGAAGTctatgtttgattttaaattttgctTTCCAGGTAAAAGATAATCCAGGCCCTATAAGTGGAGGGCTTGCTCCCATCTATGGCGCAGCTGGGAAGATGCCAGACAGAGCCATGGTTGGGGAGTTGTTGATTGATTTTATGGACAATTCTTGTTAGGTGTTATTTGGCAGACAATACAACTTAAGTTTATTCTTGTGTTATTGCATTGTGTTTTCAGTTCAAGGATCTAAGTAAAAGTTTTCATTTCAAGGAtctaagtaaataatataacagTGTGTTTATTtgatcttaattaatattttagatacataaatatttttacaacttGTTATTTTTGAAAGTATAGAtcttgtttataaatatttgtaaataaggCAATGTGGTTATTTTGAATAACAgtaaatttatttctaaacctttTGAAGTCAtgcattttttcttcttctatgaCAAATCATTTTATAAGCAGATGTGAGTTAAAACTGAGTTTAGACTAATTAAGAAATGAGacatatttcttaatttaagtttaagaAATTAGAATGCAAAGAAGAAGAAccttaagaatatatttttattgatgacactattttttttttcttattatctTGTGGTTGATGTTGGGATGGTTTTAGATGTTTGTTGActaatttatgaaattttgtttttttaacttgtgctactatatatatatatatatgggggGTTTAGTTTCAtagatatattttgttttgatttaatttgtaattgCCTATAGCAGCTATTAAATGATATTATCTGTATCAGTATTCACTATATATTTAGATTTAGATGGTAGAAAATGTAATATAGATAAATAGGAAGtagattaattatataattaatgatgaggAGGGGCCAAACACGTAACAGCCACTAGCTAGCTAATAAGGGT
It encodes the following:
- the LOC124925577 gene encoding sphingosine-1-phosphate lyase isoform X3, with the translated sequence MLCYIGGSETEGHFSLINEACSMFAHTNPLHMDVFHSVVKFEAEVVAMTAALMGSQEKSYGGQICGNMTSGGTESILLAVKSSRDFMKARKGIVRPEMIIPQSAHSAYDKAAQYFNIKLWRVPVNTEFQADTASIRRYVNKNTILIVGSAPGFPHGIIDPIEELGKLALSYDICLHVDLCLGGFVLPFASKLGYPIPLFDFTVQGVTSMSVDVHKYGLAPKGTSVVLYKNHEIRKHQFVAVTEWTGGLYVSPTIAGSRPGNLIAGAWAAMMAIGLEGYLENTREIMEASKRIQRGVQNIHELSIIGRPDMTIVAFGSNVLDIFEVNDIMSSKGWHLNALQKPNSIHICVTLQHVPVVDDFLKDLKESVQTVKDNPGPISGGLAPIYGAAGKMPDRAMVGELLIDFMDNSC
- the LOC124925577 gene encoding sphingosine-1-phosphate lyase isoform X2; translated protein: MLRKRSYIGGSETEGHFSLINEACSMFAHTNPLHMDVFHSVVKFEAEVVAMTAALMGSQEKSYGGQICGNMTSGGTESILLAVKSSRDFMKARKGIVRPEMIIPQSAHSAYDKAAQYFNIKLWRVPVNTEFQADTASIRRYVNKNTILIVGSAPGFPHGIIDPIEELGKLALSYDICLHVDLCLGGFVLPFASKLGYPIPLFDFTVQGVTSMSVDVHKYGLAPKGTSVVLYKNHEIRKHQFVAVTEWTGGLYVSPTIAGSRPGNLIAGAWAAMMAIGLEGYLENTREIMEASKRIQRGVQNIHELSIIGRPDMTIVAFGSNVLDIFEVNDIMSSKGWHLNALQKPNSIHICVTLQHVPVVDDFLKDLKESVQTVKDNPGPISGGLAPIYGAAGKMPDRAMVGELLIDFMDNSC
- the LOC124925577 gene encoding sphingosine-1-phosphate lyase isoform X1, giving the protein MESLQFLESSANQLRAYANSFLSRYEPLALFLAFPFSLVVGWFLQSVGHSVHEKGLKTTVLGFIMCSIKFVPGVKNYIDAEKKKVVDKLQSNSKSKRGNGWRTELPVVGLGVGVLEKMREDKRNDVVWQGKCSGTVYIGGSETEGHFSLINEACSMFAHTNPLHMDVFHSVVKFEAEVVAMTAALMGSQEKSYGGQICGNMTSGGTESILLAVKSSRDFMKARKGIVRPEMIIPQSAHSAYDKAAQYFNIKLWRVPVNTEFQADTASIRRYVNKNTILIVGSAPGFPHGIIDPIEELGKLALSYDICLHVDLCLGGFVLPFASKLGYPIPLFDFTVQGVTSMSVDVHKYGLAPKGTSVVLYKNHEIRKHQFVAVTEWTGGLYVSPTIAGSRPGNLIAGAWAAMMAIGLEGYLENTREIMEASKRIQRGVQNIHELSIIGRPDMTIVAFGSNVLDIFEVNDIMSSKGWHLNALQKPNSIHICVTLQHVPVVDDFLKDLKESVQTVKDNPGPISGGLAPIYGAAGKMPDRAMVGELLIDFMDNSC